Proteins found in one Thalassomonas actiniarum genomic segment:
- the sodB gene encoding superoxide dismutase [Fe] encodes MAIELPALPYAKDALAPHISEETLEYHYGKHHNTYVVKLNGLIEGTDFENKSLEEIVKSSSAGIFNNAAQIWNHTFYWNSLSPNGGGEPSGALADAINANFGSFAEFKAKFTDSAINNFGSSWTWLVKNADGSLAIVNTSNAGTPLTEEGVTPLLTVDLWEHAYYIDYRNLRPNYMEAFWALANWDFASANFA; translated from the coding sequence ATGGCTATAGAGTTACCAGCACTACCTTATGCAAAAGATGCCCTGGCACCACATATTTCTGAAGAAACTTTAGAATATCACTACGGCAAGCATCACAACACATATGTAGTTAAGCTGAACGGTTTAATCGAAGGAACCGATTTTGAAAACAAATCGTTAGAAGAGATAGTAAAATCATCTTCTGCTGGAATTTTCAATAATGCTGCACAGATCTGGAACCACACTTTCTACTGGAACAGCTTAAGCCCTAACGGTGGCGGCGAGCCTAGCGGTGCCCTGGCCGATGCGATCAACGCCAACTTTGGTTCTTTCGCTGAATTTAAAGCAAAATTCACCGACAGCGCCATTAACAACTTCGGCTCCAGCTGGACCTGGTTAGTGAAAAATGCCGATGGCAGCCTGGCAATCGTTAATACTTCCAATGCCGGTACGCCGTTAACAGAAGAAGGTGTTACCCCGCTACTGACCGTAGATTTATGGGAGCATGCTTATTACATCGACTACCGTAACCTTCGTCCTAACTATATGGAAGCCTTCTGGGCCCTGGCTAACTGGGACTTTGCTTCAGCAAACTTTGCTTAA
- a CDS encoding Grx4 family monothiol glutaredoxin, which produces MDTVERIKQQIAENPIMLYMKGSPKLPSCGFSAQSAQALMSCGEKFAYVDILQNPDIRAELPKYANWPTFPQLWVEGELIGGCDIILEMFQQGELQTLIKETADKNRSEENA; this is translated from the coding sequence ATGGACACCGTTGAACGCATCAAACAACAAATCGCCGAGAACCCTATCATGTTATATATGAAAGGCTCTCCTAAATTACCTAGCTGTGGATTTTCTGCACAATCGGCACAGGCCCTGATGTCTTGTGGTGAAAAATTTGCGTATGTCGACATCCTGCAAAACCCGGATATTCGCGCCGAATTGCCTAAATACGCCAACTGGCCGACTTTTCCCCAGTTATGGGTGGAAGGTGAATTAATCGGCGGTTGTGACATTATTTTGGAAATGTTTCAGCAGGGAGAGTTACAAACCCTGATTAAAGAAACAGCAGATAAGAATCGTTCTGAAGAAAATGCATAA
- a CDS encoding peroxiredoxin — MSVLVGRPAPDFTAAAVLGSGEIVENFNLAEAIKGKKAVVFFYPLDFTFVCPSELLAFDHRMDEFKSRGVEVIGVSIDSQFSHNAWRNTPVNEGGIGPVQYTLVADVKHEICQAYDVEHPEAGVAFRGSFLIDEEGNVRHQVVNDLPLGRNVDEMIRMVDALQFHQEHGEVCPAGWNKGDKGMTASPEGVASYLADNADQL, encoded by the coding sequence ATGAGTGTATTAGTTGGTCGTCCAGCACCAGATTTTACTGCCGCAGCAGTTTTAGGTAGTGGTGAAATTGTTGAAAACTTCAATTTAGCCGAAGCTATTAAAGGAAAGAAAGCAGTAGTATTCTTCTATCCATTAGACTTTACATTTGTTTGTCCATCAGAATTACTTGCTTTTGATCACCGCATGGATGAGTTCAAAAGCCGTGGTGTTGAAGTTATCGGTGTTTCTATCGATTCACAGTTTTCTCATAATGCATGGCGTAATACGCCGGTAAATGAAGGTGGTATTGGTCCGGTTCAATACACTTTAGTTGCTGATGTTAAACATGAAATTTGTCAGGCATATGACGTTGAGCATCCTGAAGCCGGTGTTGCTTTCCGTGGTTCTTTCCTTATCGATGAAGAAGGTAACGTACGTCACCAGGTAGTGAATGACTTACCACTTGGCCGTAACGTTGACGAAATGATCCGTATGGTTGACGCGCTTCAATTCCACCAGGAGCACGGTGAAGTTTGTCCGGCTGGCTGGAACAAAGGTGACAAAGGTATGACAGCTTCTCCAGAAGGTGTTGCTTCTTACCTGGCCGATAACGCCGATCAATTATAA
- the rnt gene encoding ribonuclease T: MSESSSSQTIDVNNQKTAFAQRFRGYFPVVIDVETAGFNAQTDALLEIAASVLALDEASGLFSIDETIHFNVNPFEGANLEPAALAFTGIDPENPLRAAVDEKEALKEIFKLVRKKMKAAGCQRAIIVAHNASFDLGFLNAATTRCGIKRSPFHSFVSFDTTTLSGLALGQTVLAKACATANIEFNGNEAHSALYDTEKTAELFCHIVNKWQALGGWPLADEAETEESCAGESAEANSSKKASNG; the protein is encoded by the coding sequence ATGTCAGAGTCTTCATCAAGCCAAACAATTGATGTTAATAATCAAAAAACCGCTTTCGCCCAAAGGTTCAGGGGTTACTTTCCCGTGGTCATTGATGTTGAAACCGCAGGTTTTAACGCACAAACCGATGCCCTGTTAGAAATCGCCGCTTCGGTATTAGCCCTGGATGAAGCTTCCGGCTTATTTTCCATTGATGAAACCATACATTTTAATGTCAACCCGTTTGAAGGGGCCAATCTTGAGCCGGCGGCCCTCGCCTTTACCGGCATAGACCCTGAGAACCCGCTAAGGGCAGCCGTTGATGAAAAAGAAGCATTAAAAGAAATTTTTAAACTGGTCAGGAAGAAAATGAAAGCCGCCGGTTGTCAGCGGGCTATTATCGTCGCCCATAACGCCTCCTTTGACTTAGGCTTCCTCAATGCCGCCACCACACGTTGTGGGATCAAACGCAGCCCGTTTCACTCTTTTGTCAGTTTTGATACCACAACATTATCGGGACTGGCACTGGGACAAACGGTATTGGCAAAAGCCTGCGCCACCGCCAATATTGAGTTTAACGGCAATGAAGCCCATTCGGCGTTATATGATACCGAAAAAACCGCAGAGTTGTTTTGCCATATCGTCAATAAATGGCAGGCCTTAGGCGGCTGGCCACTTGCCGATGAGGCAGAGACTGAAGAAAGCTGTGCCGGTGAATCAGCAGAAGCTAACAGCTCAAAAAAAGCCAGTAATGGCTAA
- a CDS encoding flagellar protein MotY, with amino-acid sequence MKKQIASILLLFFMGQAQAGIRQYSADLDSSQWQLANDSRLECTLSHKIPNYGEARFYSKASRKMNMEFELDMLLLPDNYALAEVRSVAPRWRPGVGDHVLAKMKLHKQFTPSLPKKVAWAMLSELEQGMSPTFFYNDWYNEQDKISVGLSTAKFQKAYQKFVGCVGNLLNFSFEDISYTVLNYQSNSDEFTKSSAKRMAMISQYLSLDPDLELVLIDAYSDSYGGRWTNLKLSEKRANKIREYFVANGIDPSRIEASGYGEKRHIASNRTTLGRGKNRRVVIHMEKP; translated from the coding sequence ATGAAAAAACAAATTGCGTCAATTCTGCTGTTATTCTTCATGGGTCAGGCACAAGCCGGGATCCGGCAATATAGTGCCGACTTGGATTCTTCCCAATGGCAACTGGCGAATGATTCACGCCTGGAATGCACTTTATCCCATAAAATTCCCAATTATGGTGAAGCACGCTTCTACAGCAAAGCCAGCCGTAAGATGAACATGGAATTTGAGCTGGATATGTTATTGCTGCCGGATAATTATGCCCTGGCAGAAGTTCGTTCGGTCGCGCCGCGCTGGCGTCCCGGGGTAGGTGATCATGTCCTGGCAAAAATGAAGTTACACAAGCAATTTACCCCCAGCCTGCCGAAAAAAGTCGCCTGGGCGATGTTAAGTGAGCTGGAGCAGGGCATGAGCCCGACCTTCTTTTATAATGACTGGTATAACGAACAGGATAAAATTTCTGTTGGTTTATCAACGGCAAAATTTCAAAAGGCGTATCAGAAGTTTGTCGGTTGTGTCGGTAACCTGCTTAACTTCAGTTTTGAAGATATTTCCTATACGGTACTTAATTACCAGTCAAACAGTGATGAGTTTACCAAGTCGTCAGCAAAGCGCATGGCGATGATTTCACAATACCTGAGCCTGGATCCGGATCTTGAGCTGGTATTAATCGATGCATATTCAGATAGTTATGGCGGGCGTTGGACTAACTTGAAGCTATCTGAGAAACGGGCCAACAAAATCCGTGAATATTTTGTTGCCAACGGCATAGATCCGAGCCGGATTGAAGCCAGCGGATACGGCGAGAAGCGCCATATTGCTTCGAACCGCACCACCTTAGGCCGGGGTAAAAACCGCCGCGTGGTCATACATATGGAAAAACCTTAA